The region CGGCACGGCCAGGGCCAGCATGGGCCGGCGTCGGCCCCAGCGGCTGCGCACCCGGTCACTGACTGCACCCAGGGCCAGGTCGGCGGCTAAGTCGAAGAAGCGGCACAGCATGAAGATCTGGCCGACCAGGGTCAGGCCCAGCCCCAGGTCCTTGGCGTAATAGGCGGGCAGTTGCACCGCGACCGGCAGGCCGATGGCGTAGAGGCCCAGGGCCGGGGCGGCATAGGCCAGAAGCTGCCCGCGCGGGATGCGGGCTGCGGCGGCAGCCTTGTCAGCCCCGGCCGCGGCCGGAAGTGCCGGCGCCGGTACCTCGGTCGTGGTCATGGGCGAATGTCCCTCTCCCTGGCCGCGGCTGTCTGGTTGTTATTGATGACGCAGCCGTCACCCGGAAACTCGCAAGGGCATGGCCGGCAGGTCAAGGGGGATGGCTATCGCCCTGACGGTAAAAAGGCGCCGGCCATGGACCGACGCCTTGCCGGCGGGGCGAGTCAGCTCGACGTGCCGACCTTCTTGCGCAGGCCGGTGAGCAGGGCATCCATGCCCCCGGCGCTGACCACGCTGCCGTAGTCTTCGCGCTGGGCGTTGCGCATCGACAGGTTTTCGATCACCACGTCGACGATCTTGTAGCTGCCGGCCGAGCCCGTCAGGCGCCAGTCGACGCTGACGGGCTTGCCGCCGTTGGGGCTGATGATCTGGCTGCGCACCACGGTCTCGTCGCCCTGAACCTGGGAACCCAGGGTCTTGAGCTGCTCGCCCTTGTACTGCGACAGGCGGCGGGAATAGGTCTTCACCACGTCGTCGGTATAGAGCCTGTCGAATTCGGCGAGCTGGTCGGGGGTCGCGCTGCGGCGATAGCGGCCCAGCACGAACTGGCCGATCGCCGGCACGTCGAAGGCCGAGAGGAAGATCTCGCGGAAGCGGGTCTCGCGGTCGGCTGCCGCCAAGGTCTTGTCGGCCAGGACCGCGATGGCCTTGCCGCCCAGATCCTGGATGAAGTCCGTGGCCGGGTCGGCGGCATGGGCGCCGCGCCCGGCGGCCATGAAGCCGGCGAGGGCAAGAGCCATGGCACCAAGTCGGAGCAGAAGATAACGGCGGGTCATCTCGTGCCTTTCAGGTCGTTACGCCACAAACCGGCATGCCGCCGACCACCATGGCCGAATATCTGCCGGACGCTGAAGAAACGGGCTGGCCGCGGTCGAGGTTCCCTCGCGCCCGGCCCGTCGAATTCACAAGGGATCGGCGAACCTCATATCGGCTTCGCTGTTGTCCTTGTTCTCGATCGCTGCCGCGCGCTGCTGACGATAGAGATTGCGCAGCGTGGCATAGAGATCGATCGAGGAAGCCTCGAGATCGTCGAAGGCTTCGATGTTTCGGGCGCGGCTGTCGACGATGTCGGCGCCCATGATGCCATAGCCGACATATTCCGCGTCATTGGCCGGCAGAACATAGGTTAGCGGGTCGAAGCCCTGGTCGACGATCAGGCCGACCAGATCGCGGGGCGGCTTGGGGCCCAGCAGCGGCAGCACCAGATAGGGGCCTTCGTCCAGCCCCCAGACCGCCAGGGTCTGGCCGAAATCCTCGTCATGGCGGGGATAGCCGATGTGGCTGGCATAATCGTAGAAGCCGCCGACACCGGCGATGGTATTGGTGATGAAGCGCGCGGCGGTGATCTCGGCCCGGTCCCACTCGCCCTGCAGCAGGTCGTTGGCGAGAATCACCGGGCTGCGCAGGTTGTTGAGGAAGTTGCGCAGGCCCCGCTGCACCGGATCGGGCGTCAGGCTGCGGTAGATCGTGGCGACCGGCTTCAGGAACATATAGTCGAGGAAGCGGTTCACTTCGAAGAAGTAGCGGTTCAGGGGCTCGATGGGGTCGTTGCGCTTCTGGAACTCGACGATCGCCTCGGAATCATCGGCCGGCGGGCGCTTGGCACAGCCGCCGACGACACCGGCGAGCAGGAGAATCGTCATCCCTGCGGCGATGAGGCGGCCAAAGCGTGTGCGCTCACGGCGATAGACCACGATCGCCTGGTCCTTCTCACCCGTCTGTGCCACCGAACTCTCCTCCGCACCTGGTGAGACTCCCCACCAATGCGGGAGCGTCCCTATACGAACCAATTGGTTAACATATGGCTCTCTTATCGAGAAAGGCGAATTTGGCCCATCCCCAGGGGTGAACGCATCGCACCTCTGCACCGTCGCATTGCAGCAACAATTCCACCAGGGCAACACCCTTGGCAGGCGAATGCGCCGGGCTGAGCGAAGAGAGTTGCGCACAGAT is a window of Oleomonas cavernae DNA encoding:
- a CDS encoding MlaC/ttg2D family ABC transporter substrate-binding protein, which encodes MALALAGFMAAGRGAHAADPATDFIQDLGGKAIAVLADKTLAAADRETRFREIFLSAFDVPAIGQFVLGRYRRSATPDQLAEFDRLYTDDVVKTYSRRLSQYKGEQLKTLGSQVQGDETVVRSQIISPNGGKPVSVDWRLTGSAGSYKIVDVVIENLSMRNAQREDYGSVVSAGGMDALLTGLRKKVGTSS
- a CDS encoding MlaA family lipoprotein, which codes for MAQTGEKDQAIVVYRRERTRFGRLIAAGMTILLLAGVVGGCAKRPPADDSEAIVEFQKRNDPIEPLNRYFFEVNRFLDYMFLKPVATIYRSLTPDPVQRGLRNFLNNLRSPVILANDLLQGEWDRAEITAARFITNTIAGVGGFYDYASHIGYPRHDEDFGQTLAVWGLDEGPYLVLPLLGPKPPRDLVGLIVDQGFDPLTYVLPANDAEYVGYGIMGADIVDSRARNIEAFDDLEASSIDLYATLRNLYRQQRAAAIENKDNSEADMRFADPL